The Salmo trutta chromosome 6, fSalTru1.1, whole genome shotgun sequence genome has a window encoding:
- the LOC115195156 gene encoding NACHT, LRR and PYD domains-containing protein 6-like, giving the protein MSSVAELLLATLEDLLDVDLKTFKWHLTQDVLEGFPHIPLSQLENADRLDITNTMVETYGPEGAVKISLEILRKRNQNQLSDTLKNQYNEAPSAPVVLEVRVQYKRKSYLKKKYSCIYEGTSKEGDSIYLDQIYTELHVIEGALGGVRDEHEVIHLESRTPATGETTIEANNIFKPRPDQKKPIRTGLTLGIAGVGKTVSVQKFIHDWAEGKENQDIDFIFPLPFCQINSNIGKMTAV; this is encoded by the exons ATGTCTTCTGTTGCTGAGCTTCTGCTGGCCACTCTGGAGGACCTGCTCGATGTAGATCTAAAGACGTTTAAATGGCACCTGACCCAGGACGTGCTGGAAGGCTTTCCTCACATTCCACTGAGCCAGCTGGAGAATGCTGACAGACTGGACATTACAAACACGATGGTGGAGACCTACGGTCCTGAGGGAGCTGTGAAGATCTCACTGGAAATCCTGAGGAAGAGGAATCAGAACCAACTGTCTGATACGTTAAAGAACCAGTACAATGAGG ccccgaGTGCTCCAGTGGTTTTAGAAGTCAGAG TCCAATACAAACGGAAATCCTACCTTAAGAAGAAGTACAGCTGTATATATGAGGGGACGTCAAAGGAAGGTGATTCCATCTACCTAGACCAGATCTACACTGAGCTCCATGTGATCGAGGGGGCCTTGGGAGGGGTCAGAGATGAGCATGAGGTCATACATCTGGAATCCAGAACACCAGCCACAGGAGAGACCACTATTGAAGCCAACAACATTTTCAAACCCCGACCTGATCAAAAGAAGCCAATCAGAACAGGGCTTACACTGGGCATCGCTGGCGTGGGAAAGACTGTCTCTGTTCAGAAGTTTATTCACGACTGGGCAGAAGGAAAGGAGAACCAAGACATTGATTTCATCTTTCCACTTCCTTTTTGCCAAATTAATTCTAATATAGGGAAAATGACTGCAGTCTGA